The Devosia sp. 1566 sequence AGCAGAACGCCGCCGTCGGTCTTGAACAGGATAGGTTCGGAGTTCGCCTTGGGACCGAAAAGCTCCTCAAGGAAGCCGGGCGCCTTCTTCCGCAGCATCCACGCCTGGCGGTGATTGTCGGCAAGCTCCCAATCGCCCTTGCCAATGAGCGGCCCGATCTTTGACATGAACGCCGCCACCAGGTCGGCCGCGCTCGTCCCGTTGTTGCACGGCTCACAGCAGGGAAACTCCATACCGCTGAGCCGGTATCGGTCCTTGAACATCGTCTTCGGCGGCATGTGTTCGAGCGTATCAGGTGGATCGGCGCAGTAAACGCACCGCTCTTCGCCTGCCATGATGACCTTGCGGCTCAGGCTCTTCTTGCGGCCGAGCTTCTGATTCAACGCGGCCCCTTGCGCTCTGCATGACTGGTCACTATGTTAACCACTTATCAACTATAGCGCCCTTGTGGCGTGCTGGGCAAAGGCTCTTGCTGCGCCTCCCCAGTTTACTGTCAGCCCGGAATACGTATGGGCAAGTAATGACACCCTTCTAACTTGGGGTGGATAAGACCGCGCGTGACGCGCAGGTCGAAGAGCAAGCCACGCCGAGGAATTTGTTTCGACCCTTTGATGGGCGAGCAAGTTCCTTGGCGCATAAGCCAAGGTTCTCTCGCCCAAGAGAGAACTCAGATGAAGATAGACCCAAACAGATTTCTCGTGGCGCTGCTACTCGTTTCAATTGCGGGGCTAGGCTCGACTTATGCTCATGCCTCGGCCGATCTGACGCCGAATGTGTTTGACCTTTGTGGCAACATCCTCGTGGCAACAATATTTGGTATGCTGAGACCTTGAACCTATCCGGTCGGGTGTGCATTTTAGTGCGGTCGAGCAGATGCAACCTCAGCCGCCAATGCACGATAACTAGCCTGCCATCGCCCCCAGTGGTTCTCGGGTGGCCGGTGCCTTCAATAGGCGCCAGCGCTGAGTCACCCGAGTTCGCCTTTAGTGGAGGCGGAGATGGGTATTATACCATCACATCATCTGCGGACCATCGCGAGCATTCTCTCGTGCATGGCCTATGATGTGGCTGTCCGGGTCATCGTGAAGATGATCATTTTATGCATCACCTAGTTTCATGGCCCCGCTGGCAGAATTGCTGGCGGGGCCATTCGCCAAGCGGGCAAAGCTGCTCATGATTCATCGGTGAAAAACGACAAACTTGGTCCTGCTCACGCTCGCCCTGTTCGTAGTTTGGCGACGGTACCGCGAAACATTCATCGCATCTCGTCGAACTAGAACTATGCCGCTAGGTGGTCGTTCCCATTCAATCCGGAACGACCGCTTACTATGGCTCCAGGCCGGGAAGCTATCATTCCGCCTACCACCCCCCTTCCAGTCATTCGTGAGGGAATGGGCCGGCAAGTGCAGATCAGCGATCCACCCATTTTTGAGATTGGCGCCGAGGTGCTGTGTCCTGAGAGCGTAGATAATCACGAAACGGATCCGGCATAACTCTCAGCGGGCTCGCCTAATACCCTTGGTGGCCAGCTTGACCATTGGCCACTAGCATGGTCCATTGGCCGCGTTGGCCGCCAGAACACCTCGGTTTTCGGCGACTTGCGGGCGACATTTAGTTTTGCTGCGAATCCAGGTTCCCCAGCCAATCTCTCAGCGAAACTCTTTGTTCCCAGCAAGTTAGCGCCAACGCCGTCGGCCCGGTTGTGTGGATTACCCCAGTTTGGCCACCGAACTGGCCACCGGACACGATGCGATTTCCGGAGTCGCAGGGGAGCGGCATACCCAGCCGAAACTGTCGTGCCGGTCAGTTGGGAGCATGCATCGAGATGCGCACGGGACACTACACGCCTGAAAGGCCGCGTTACCTACTTCCGCCGGAAGGTACCTGAGTTCCTACAGGAAAGGCCTGCATCTACGGAGATCTGCTACAGACTTGGGTCATCTTCAGCGTGCCCCCCATAAAACCCAGAAAGCTGCCAGGGAGGACCGGCAGCTTTGATCGCGTACTTGGAGAAGAGCACCTCCGGATCGGAGCGGACTTCCAGCCTAAAGCAAGCCCCGGTCAAACGCCTGGTAGACCCAGCGATTAGTTGGAGTGAAGCCAACGCTCATCTGCCTCGGTGTTTGCAGTCCACCATCATCTCCCGATCATCCTGCTGTGGTTCAAAAGTCCGCTGCACGGCTCGGCCTGGCTGCGCTATCTGGGGTTCCTTGCCTTCACCGGCGCCTCCTCCAGGATCGGGCTTTCAAGCGGTGCGAACTACGCAGTAACCATTCGCGAGGACGCCGGAGCGCACGTTTTTGAGAGCGGGTTCCATTCGGAGCGGGGAAGGCTAGGCTTGAGGGGTTAGGCAGCTGCCGGGCGCCTCCTGCGCCCGCTCAACGGGAGTGTCCCGGGGTGAAGCGACGACCGATTTATATCGGATCGAACAAGGCGCGCACGGGCCAGCCGTCGGGGCGCGCTATGGCCACACGCCCCCTTCCCCAGGCAACTGATCCTGCCGCCCAAGAACCTAGTTTCTCCCACCGCGCGCGCCAGCACCTGCACCGGACCTACAACCAGCATCAAGGCAAGGTGCTGGTGCTGTCCTCGGTGCTCCTCGCCCTCTTGCTGGTGGGGCTCTACGACGTGTTGCGTCCGCCCGGCCAGAACCTGAGCCAGGGCGACATCACCGACGCCGTGAACTTCGCCCTCGACGAGCGCGGACGCCCCCCGTCAATCGCATCCCAGGCTTATGCTACCATTATTCCTTCGGTGGTGCGGGTCACTGGCTATGACCCGGCTGCCGGTGAAGAACCCGCGGCTCGCGCCCAGGCCGGGGAGCCGCCGGCAGCCGAACTGCCCCAATCGGGGGAGATCGAAGAAGATTTCCATGAAGAGTTCACCGCCGTCGGCAGCGGCGTCGTCATCGACGACCAGGGCACTATCCTGACCAATCTGCATGTTGTGCGCGCCGCCAAGCGGCTGCGGGTGTCGTTCTTTGATGGCACCGAAGCCGACGCCACGATCGTCGGCGCCCGACCCGAACTCGACCTTGCCATCATCCGCCCCAGCGTGCTGCCCGATGACCTGCTCCCGGCAACGCTCGGCTCGAGCAGCAGTCTGCGCCCGGGGGACGATGTTGTGGCTGTCGGCTTTCCTTTCGGCATCGGCCCCTCCGCCTCGGCCGGCGTGGTGTCGGGCCTGTTGCGCGTGCTCGAGCGGGAAGGCGAAAGCACCATGCGCAACCTGATCCAGTTCGATGCAGCCGCTAATCCCGGCAATTCGGGCGGCCCGCTGGTCAATGCCGATGGCGAGGTCGTCGGCATCGTCACCGCCATCCTCAATCCCTCGGGGCTGCGCACTTTTGCCGGTATCGCCTTTGCCGCCACCATCGAGGAAGCCGGGGGCGCCGTCGAAGAGTCACCGCTTTAGCCAGGAACGGAAGCAGCCATGGACGATCCAATCGAGACCCCGACGCCCGCCGCCTCCTTGATGGAGCAGGTGCTCTATGAAGTCAAAAAGGTCGTGGTCGGGCAGGACCATTTCCTTGAGCGCGTGTTGATCGCCCTTCTGGCCAAGGGCCACCTCCTGGTCGAGGGGGTTCCGGGCCTCGCCAAGACACTGACCGTCAACACCCTGGCCCATGCGATCCAGGGGCAGTTCAAGCGCATACAGTTCACGCCCGACCTGGTGCCCGCCGATCTTGTCGGCACCCGCATCTACAACAACAAGGATGGCGAGTTCACCACGTCCCTCGGGCCGGTGTTCTGCAATCTGCTGCTCGCGGACGAAATCAACCGGGCCCCGGCCAAGGTACAAAGTGCCCTCCTCGAAGTGATGCAGGAACGGCAGGTCACCATTGCCGGCCAAAGCCACCGGGTGCCCGAGCCCTTCGTCGTGATGGCGACGCAAAACCCCATCGAAACGGAAGGAACCTACCCGCTGCCCGAAGCGCAGGTGGACCGCTTCATGATGAAGGTGCTGGTCGGCTATCCCTCCGAGGAAGAAGAATTCGTGATCGTCTCGCGCGTAACCGGGGTGATGCAGACCGTGGCTAAAGTGGCGACCACCGAGCAACTCATTGCCCTTCAGGCGCGGGCGCGGCAGCTTTACGTCGATCCGACGCTGATCCAGTTCGTGGTGCGGCTGGTTGCAGCCACCCGCAACCCCGAACTGGTCGGGCTCAAGGACCTGCAGCGCCTGATCACCTATGGCGCGAGCCCGCGGGCCAGCATCAACATGATTGAAGCCGGACGAGCGCTCGCCTTCCTGAGGGGCCGCGAGTATGTCTTGCCCCAGGATGTGATCGACGTGGCGGCCGATGTCATGCGCCACCGCATTGTCCTGTCCTATGAAGCGCTCTCGGAATCCATCGGTCCCGACGGGATCATCAACCAGATCCTTCGGGCCGTCCCGGCACCCGAACAACCCTTGCAAACCCATGCCCGCCTCGCCTCGGCAAGCTGAAGCGCTGCTCCAGCGCGTGGAATGGACCGTGGTGCGCCGCCTCGACGGCGCATTGCAGGGCAATTACCGCACGCTGTTCCGCGGCGCCGGCCTAGATTTCGCGGATTTGCGCGAATACCAGGCCCACGACGATGTCCGCCACATCGACTGGAACGTCACCGCGCGCACCCAGGTGCCCCATGTGCGCATCTTCCACGAGGATCGCGAGGTGACCGCCTGGTTCCTGCTCGATCTCAGCCCCTCGGTCGATTTCGGCTCCGGCGACACCAACAAGCGGCAGGTGCTGACCGAATTCACCGCCGCGCTCGCACGAATATTCGTGTATCACGGCAACAAGGTGGGCGCCATTCTGTTTGATGGCGTCGACGAGCTCATCGTTCCCGCCCGCAGCGGCCGCCGCCATCTGCTGCATCTGATTGACAAGGTGCTCAGCCATCCGCGGCGCCTGCGCGCACCGCAAACCGATCTTGGTGGCTTTTTTCACCGCGCCGGTTCGGCCCTCAAGCGCCGGTCCATCGTCTTTGCCGTATCTGACTTTGTGTCGCTTCCCGGCTGGCAATCCTCTCTTGGCGCGCTCGCGCGCCGCCACGAAGCCGTTGCCGTGCGGCTGGTCGATCCCCTCGAACAGGCACTGCCCGATCTGGGCCTGCTGGCCATCGAAGACGCCGAAACGGGCGAGCAGTTGCTTGTCGACACGGGCGACCGGACCTTCAGGGATCGGTTCAGCGCGCTGGCCGGGCAATGGGAGGAAGAGATCGTCGATGGCTTCAATCAGGCCGGAATCGATGCGCTTGAACTCTCGACGGCCGACGATCTGGCCGACGCGATCCTCAGATTCGTCACCATGCGCCGGATCAGCGCCAGTGGCGCCATAGCAGGAGCAACGGCATGACCTTTCTCTGGCCAGATATGCTCTGGTTGTTGCTGCTCCTGCCGTTGCTGGTGGGCGCCTATGTCTGGATCCTGCGCCGGCGCAAGAAAACGGCGCTGCGCTATGCCAATCTGCCGCTCATCCGGCAGGCGCTTGGCAAGGGGCCGGGCTGGCGCCGCCATGTGCCACCGGCGCTGTTGCTGCTTGCCGTTGGCGTGCTGGTGCTGGCCGTGGCGCGCCCTGCGGCGGTGGTCACCCTTCCCAGTTCCCGCTCCACGGTGATCCTGGCGATCGACACCTCCGGCTCCATGCGCGCCACCGATATGTCGCCCTCGCGCATTGCTGCCGCGCAGGAAGCGGCCAAGGCCTTCATCACCAGCCAGCCCATGGATGTGGAGATTGGCATCGTGGCCTTTGCCGCTTCTGCTGTCCTGATGCAGGCGCCCACGCTCGACCGGGAACTGCTCACGGCCGCCGTCGATGGCTTTGACCTGCGGCGCGGCACTGCCGTGGGCGCGGGCGTGATCACGGCGCTTTCCACCATCTTTCCCGACCGCTCGTTTGAGATCGAAGGCTATGATCCGCGTGATCAGCTGGGGATGCGAAGCGGTGGCGTGACGCCCCAGACCGGCCGCTCGCTCGACAATGCCGAGCCTGAGCCCCAGCCGGCAGAACATGTGCCGGTTGAACCGGGATCCTACCAGAATGCGGTCATCATCCTACTGACGGACGGGGCAACCACCACCGGCCCTGATCCTCTGGCAGCGGGGAAATTGGCGGCCGATCACGGCGTGCGGATCTATACGGTGGGCTTTGGCTCGACCGGCGGCGAAGTGGTCGATTTCGGCGGCCGCTTCATGCGCGCCATGCTCGACGCACCAACCCTGCAGGCCATCGCCGCTACCACGGAAGGTGAGTATTTCGAGGCCCAGTCCGCCGAGGCGTTGTCGGAGGTTTACGGAACGCTGGCGACCCGCCTGATCGAGGAAAAAAAGCTCACCGAAATCGCCTTCCTCTTCGCCGGCCTCGGCGCCCTCCTCACCCTCGCCGCCGCTGGCCTGTCCATGCTCTGGCTTGGGCGCATAGCCTGATCTTTGGCGCGAGTTCTGCGGGCAAAGCTAGGTCCCGAGTGTGGTTACTTTCTGCTTCATGCATTCCCGGAACGTCTCGTCTGGGGCCGTAATTGGTGTATAACAACCAGTCACAAGCACCTCGGCCAAGCGGCTGGTGGGCCTAGTCGAGTGTGGGCTAAACAAGCAGTCCCACCTTGAAAGCGTCTGTCGTGATTGACGGCAGAGTGCTTCATCCTTGCCACATTGATAGTAGCTCAGTGCGATAACGGCGCCTAAAGGGCCCAGCCCTGCGAGGCCAGCCAATCGCGGTCATCAAGATTGAGCCTGTCCCGGAACACGTCCCGAGCCGAAGGGGCAGAACCATGCTGCCGCATAGTCGGCGGCAGGATCGCCCACGGCATATAGCCTGCAAATCGAGCACACCCGGCAAAACACCATCTCGGACGATCAGGTTGTCAGCCTTGAGATCACGGTGCAGCCAAACTGCTGGCCCCATAAACTCTGCGTGCAGACCTCGTCCCAAAGAGCATGCGCGCGCCGGGCGTCTATTTCGTCGGCGACGATGTCAACCTCAAGGACCCCACCGATGAGCACGCCCGGGCAAGGTAACGCAACTGCAAAACCGGGTCGCCGGGATTGCTGCTGAGGCTGGCGCGCCTGACCGACCCGGGATATTTCCAAACGGCTGTGGAGTAAACTGGGGAATCTCCCGGCCAGCCATATGCTAGTTAAGGCAACTCATTTTATTGCGCACGCACGACTCTTCCTGCTAGGGCTTAAGCTTGGCCCCGGCAATCCAATTCAGCTATTTTGGAGCCTAGGCCATGTATGATGTTATCATTATCGGCCTCGGCGCCATGGGCAGCGCGGCGGTCGCCGAAATCGCGGCCCGCGGGCACAAAGTGCTTGGTCTCGAGGCGTTCCAGCCGGCGCATAAGCTCAGCTCTTCGCACGGCGACAGCCGTATCATCCGGCTCGGTTACCATGAGGACCCAGCCTATGTGCCGCTGCTACAGCGCGCTTATCGCAACTGGGCCCGCATGGAACGCCGGCGCCAAACCAACCTCCTGAGCAAGGTCGGCGTGTTGCAGATCGGCAAGCCGGGCAGCGAGCTGATCGGGGGCATGTTGGCCTCCTGCGCAGAATACGGCCTCGCGCACGAGATTCTGGATCAGGCTGAAATGGCCGACCGCTATCCGGCCTATCGGCTGGCTGGGGACGAAATTGGCGTCTTCGATCCAGAAGGGGGTTATATTCGTCCCGAAGCCGCCATTTGGGGCAATCTCAAGCTGGCAACCGCCGATGGGGCCCATATCCATATCGGCGAGCGCGTCACCAGAATCGAGCGAGGGGCAACGATTATGGTTCGCT is a genomic window containing:
- a CDS encoding VWA domain-containing protein, with amino-acid sequence MTFLWPDMLWLLLLLPLLVGAYVWILRRRKKTALRYANLPLIRQALGKGPGWRRHVPPALLLLAVGVLVLAVARPAAVVTLPSSRSTVILAIDTSGSMRATDMSPSRIAAAQEAAKAFITSQPMDVEIGIVAFAASAVLMQAPTLDRELLTAAVDGFDLRRGTAVGAGVITALSTIFPDRSFEIEGYDPRDQLGMRSGGVTPQTGRSLDNAEPEPQPAEHVPVEPGSYQNAVIILLTDGATTTGPDPLAAGKLAADHGVRIYTVGFGSTGGEVVDFGGRFMRAMLDAPTLQAIAATTEGEYFEAQSAEALSEVYGTLATRLIEEKKLTEIAFLFAGLGALLTLAAAGLSMLWLGRIA
- a CDS encoding MoxR family ATPase, producing MDDPIETPTPAASLMEQVLYEVKKVVVGQDHFLERVLIALLAKGHLLVEGVPGLAKTLTVNTLAHAIQGQFKRIQFTPDLVPADLVGTRIYNNKDGEFTTSLGPVFCNLLLADEINRAPAKVQSALLEVMQERQVTIAGQSHRVPEPFVVMATQNPIETEGTYPLPEAQVDRFMMKVLVGYPSEEEEFVIVSRVTGVMQTVAKVATTEQLIALQARARQLYVDPTLIQFVVRLVAATRNPELVGLKDLQRLITYGASPRASINMIEAGRALAFLRGREYVLPQDVIDVAADVMRHRIVLSYEALSESIGPDGIINQILRAVPAPEQPLQTHARLASAS
- a CDS encoding trypsin-like peptidase domain-containing protein, encoding MATRPLPQATDPAAQEPSFSHRARQHLHRTYNQHQGKVLVLSSVLLALLLVGLYDVLRPPGQNLSQGDITDAVNFALDERGRPPSIASQAYATIIPSVVRVTGYDPAAGEEPAARAQAGEPPAAELPQSGEIEEDFHEEFTAVGSGVVIDDQGTILTNLHVVRAAKRLRVSFFDGTEADATIVGARPELDLAIIRPSVLPDDLLPATLGSSSSLRPGDDVVAVGFPFGIGPSASAGVVSGLLRVLEREGESTMRNLIQFDAAANPGNSGGPLVNADGEVVGIVTAILNPSGLRTFAGIAFAATIEEAGGAVEESPL
- a CDS encoding DUF58 domain-containing protein codes for the protein MPASPRQAEALLQRVEWTVVRRLDGALQGNYRTLFRGAGLDFADLREYQAHDDVRHIDWNVTARTQVPHVRIFHEDREVTAWFLLDLSPSVDFGSGDTNKRQVLTEFTAALARIFVYHGNKVGAILFDGVDELIVPARSGRRHLLHLIDKVLSHPRRLRAPQTDLGGFFHRAGSALKRRSIVFAVSDFVSLPGWQSSLGALARRHEAVAVRLVDPLEQALPDLGLLAIEDAETGEQLLVDTGDRTFRDRFSALAGQWEEEIVDGFNQAGIDALELSTADDLADAILRFVTMRRISASGAIAGATA